The DNA segment TTATAATCGATGGGTCAATGCCAATGGTGACATTAATATTAAAATCACTACCGCTGTTATACTCTGTATTTAAACAATTAGAATCATTACAAGTGGCACTTAGCATGCTCATTCCATGTTGACTATCGCCAGATTGTGTTGACATTTCAGTATGCCAACCATGCTGCCAGCTGCCATCATGATTCCATTTAATAATCATTGAATGATTACAAGATCCAGTTGTAGCTATTTTAAGCTGAAATCTTTTATTTTTATTATAACAGTGTAATCCTGAATTTTTATCGGCAAAAGCGAAAGATTTTGTCTGATTAGGATCAATGGTAAAAGAATGCATGCCACTATCTGCGCCACTATTAATACAATTATCATAATCATGGGAAATCGTAATACTCTGCTTAAGGTAATTGGTTATATACATTGTATAATTAGATTGGGCATAAAGTGTATTGATAAACAATAAACTAAACATGGTACATAATATAGCTTTAATTATTTTAGTCATTTTTTGCAACCTATATATTTTTTAGTTTTAATTTGTTATTGCTAAATTAGATAATATAGACAAGTTTAATAATCAGATATTATCTTGGTCTGTATTTAACAGAATAATGGCATAAAGCACAATCTATCAAAATTTGATAGATAGCAATCAAAGTTGCAATTTATATCTGATTATTTTTTATTGATTTTAGTTATATGTTATTATAGAATTGCCAATTAAGATAAGGGGTCACTATGATAAATGAACTACTTAAACCAACTGAAATGTATGCATTTATATTAAATGAAGTCAATGAGTTATTAATCAAGTATAACTTGCGCTTAAGTCATATCAATATGCGCTCTGGAGAATATAGTGTGCCTTTTGGTGATCGTATATCCAAACAGTTGGAAATACAGCATAATAATAGAGTAATGTGTGTTAGAGATTACTTTGACAATAAGATTGTATTTGTATTTGAACTTTTAGATGAACAATATAATATATCATTAAGTAGAAATTTTACCTATATATCAAATATGATTATGGTGATCATTGACTATATTTTGGGTCGATATAGTAGTAGTTTTAAAAAAATGGATCAATATTTTGTTGATTTATCATCACTTAAGCCACGAATAAATGAAAGTAATTGTTTAGATGCAAATAGTATATGTGATCTTTTTAATCATTTACATGATGATGATTTAGCAATCTTACCAAAACAACAAAGCCAGGTCGCTTGGTTAACATATCTCGGGCATTCGATTCAACAAATTGCCAATGAAATGGATATTTCTGAACCAACAGTGATTTGTTATTTAAATATAATTAAGAAAAAGCTAAAGACACATTCAAAAAAAGGTATTATTAATTGGATTAGAAAGCGACCCTTTATATTAGGTGATGAATATGCTCAGCAATTTAATGGATTTATTGCAAGCTAATTATGCTGTGACTTCTTCTTACAGATTAATAACGTGTGTCCAGGCCCAATTGCATCTTCATCATAATCAATATAAAGGCCAACTTTATGAATAATATTAATTAAATCTTTTGAATGA comes from the bacterium SCSIO 12844 genome and includes:
- a CDS encoding sigma-70 region 4 domain-containing protein, with translation MINELLKPTEMYAFILNEVNELLIKYNLRLSHINMRSGEYSVPFGDRISKQLEIQHNNRVMCVRDYFDNKIVFVFELLDEQYNISLSRNFTYISNMIMVIIDYILGRYSSSFKKMDQYFVDLSSLKPRINESNCLDANSICDLFNHLHDDDLAILPKQQSQVAWLTYLGHSIQQIANEMDISEPTVICYLNIIKKKLKTHSKKGIINWIRKRPFILGDEYAQQFNGFIAS